The Triticum dicoccoides isolate Atlit2015 ecotype Zavitan chromosome 6A, WEW_v2.0, whole genome shotgun sequence genome has a window encoding:
- the LOC119319025 gene encoding E3 ubiquitin-protein ligase ATL6-like, with product MNPTRGRRNGGSSFLLVTILVAAAADIAAAQQSGKGPSYFDPQNFNPSMAVIIVVLVTAFFFLGFFSIYIRRCAGGPLGGPGEDLGARSGVGGIAFLTSGAARSRRMRGLDAAALEALPTMAYADVKAHKVGKGELECAVCLSEFDDDDTLRLLPKCSHAFHADCIDAWLASHVTCPVCRANLVPGADAPVASGAAAASATPERDDVAATLAPQPAEETPTAPPEQVTVVITDAAEETEEERVRREEAAELVRIGSVKRALRSKSGRSPAAQFPRSHTTGHSLAAAPAESAERYTLRLPEHVLREVVAAGKLRRTKSLQAFREGRAGGSTRRGSRSVRLGQSGRWPAITMSSFLGLSFSAWGSSRRGEAEAAGKGGAKVASDGTAAAEQQQCDSGACPLPLGGRRV from the coding sequence ATGAACCCGACGCGCGGCCGCCGCAATGGCGGCAGCTCCTTTCTCCTCGTCACCATACTCGTCGCTGCGGCGGCCGATATCGCGGCCGCGCAGCAGAGCGGCAAGGGGCCGAGCTACTTCGACCCGCAGAACTTCAACCCGTCCATGGCGGTCATAATCGTCGTGCTCGTcaccgccttcttcttcctcgggttcTTCTCCATCTACATCCGGCGATGCGCGGGCGGGCCGCTCGGCGGGCCCGGCGAGGACCTCGGCGCCAGGTCGGGCGTGGGCGGGATCGCGTTCCTCACCTCGGGCGCCGCGCGGTCGAGGAGGATGAGAGGGCTGGACGCCGCCGCGCTCGAGGCGCTCCCCACCATGGCCTACGCCGACGTCAAGGCGCACAAGGTCGGCAAGGGCGAGCTGGAGTGCGCCGTGTGCCTCAGCGAGTTCGACGACGACGACACGCTCCGCCTCCTCCCCAAGTGCTCGCACGCGTTCCACGCCGACTGCATCGACGCCTGGCTCGCGTCGCACGTCACCTGCCCGGTCTGCCGCGCGAATCTCGTCCCCGGCGCCGACGCCCCCGTGGCATCCGGCGCTGCTGCTGCGTCGGCGACGCCGGAGCGGGACGACGTAGCTGCTACGTTGGCGCCGCAGCCGGCGGAGGAAACGCCCACGGCGCCGCCGGAGCAAGTGACGGTGGTGATCACCGATGCTGCCGAGGAGACGGAGGAGGAGAGGGtcaggagggaggaggcggccgagcTGGTGCGTATCGGCAGCGTGAAGCGCGCGCTGCGCAGCAAGTCCGGCCGGAGTCCCGCCGCGCAGTTCCCGCGCTCGCACACCACGGGGCACTCGCTCGCGGCAGCGCCGGCCGAGAGCGCGGAGCGGTACACGCTGAGGCTGCCCGAGCACGTCCTCCGAGAGGTCGTCGCGGCGGGCAAGCTGCGGCGCACGAAGAGCCTCCAAGCGTTTCGGGAGGGCCGCGCCGGCGGGAGCACGCGCCGGGGCAGCAGGAGCGTCCGGCTCGGGCAGTCCGGCCGGTGGCCCGCCATCACCATGTCGTCGTTCTTGGGACTCTCGTTCTCGGCGTGGGGGTCGTCGCGGCGTGGCGAAGCCGAGGCCGCCGGCAAGGGCGGCGCGAAGGTCGCCAGCGACGGCACAGCAGCCGCGGAACAGCAGCAGTGCGACAGCGGGGCGTGCCCACTTCCACTCGGCGGCCGCCGTGTTTGA